The following proteins are co-located in the Tachysurus vachellii isolate PV-2020 chromosome 19, HZAU_Pvac_v1, whole genome shotgun sequence genome:
- the LOC132862586 gene encoding protein BTG1-like, producing the protein MRTEVSTAANFVSSLVRMTGLLTEEDQLHHLNFSLQKTLLEYYEQHWFPQDPCRGSGYRCLRINHKMDPLIGKAAWAVGITQEEIFSLLPCELTLWVDSNEVSFRIGENGSRCVL; encoded by the exons ATGAGAACAGAAGTCTCTACAGCTGCTAATTTTGTTAGCAGTCTGGTCAGGATGACTGGCCTTCTTACTGAAG aagaTCAACTTCATCACTTAAACTTTTCCCTGCAGAAGACGCTACTTG agtaCTACGAGCAACACTGGTTCCCCCAAGACCCTTGCAGAGGGTCAGGCTACAGATGCTTGCGCATCAACCACAAAATGGACCCTTTGATAGGCAAAGCTGCCTGGGCCGTTGGCATTACACAGGAGGAAATCTTTTCCCTGCTTCCATGTGAGCTAACACTGTGGGTGGACTCGAATGAAGTGTCATTTCGCATTGGTGAAAATGGATCCAGATGTGTACTTTGA